A genomic window from Prunus persica cultivar Lovell chromosome G2, Prunus_persica_NCBIv2, whole genome shotgun sequence includes:
- the LOC18787153 gene encoding mitochondrial inner membrane protein OXA1: MQIRNMAEKVPSFQSGGALWFTDLTTPDSLLILPVLTSLTFLITVECNMQEGLEGNPIAQTMKNYSRILAAISVPVMMSFPKALFCYWLTSNLFSLTYGLGECFLQFTLQALFCFLSSAIEQDTTAESGPSLPTVPSKVADRRISRTSIFKQRLKKSGKSNQGKK, from the exons ATGCAGATTAGAAACATGGCTGAGAAGGTTCCTTCATTTCAAAGTGGTGGAGCTCTTTGGTTTACTGATCTCACTACTCCAGATAGCTTGCTCATCCTTCCAGTTCTGACATCATTGACATTCTTGATTACAGTAGAG TGCAATATGCAGGAGGGTCTTGAAGGGAATCCCATTGCCCAAACTATGAAAAACTATTCTAGAATCCTTGCTGCCATTTCAGTTCCTGTAATGATGAGTTTCCCCAAG GCACTGTTCTGTTATTGGCTCACCTCCAACCTCTTCTCCCTTACATATGGTTTAGGTGAGTGCTTCCTGCAATTCACTTTGCAGGCACTGTTCTGTTTTTTGTCTTCGGCAATTGAACAGGACACTACAGCTGAATCAGGACCTTCGTTACCCACCGTTCCATCAAAGGTTGCTGACAGAAGAATATCACGGACTTCAATTTTCAAGCAGAGACTTAAAAAGTCTggaaaatcaaatcaaggaaagaaataa
- the LOC18784847 gene encoding cyclic nucleotide-gated ion channel 1 isoform X2, translated as MQQSCFFLTWVFSFSCCRNIRAWISALSSSKRTKSGYQNMNSVGHKFVRFEDWHSDRSERSEHEASTSHGLNPRRARPSVNAVFRGLRRGLERGSDRIRSLKKPLSSTSVGNWSARESGSRRKILDPQGSFLQNWNKMVVFFIIPISRPVPRVTKDLLLIVIVAQYGPRLWRIYPLYEEVTRTSGFLTETAWAGAAYNLLLYMLASHVVGAFWYLFSVEREYSCWRKQCHGDDGCKKVLYCDPKYKADSSWIEIKKASCPFIDPDQIKNSTVFNFGIFTDALQSGVLETRDFPKKFLYCFWWGLRNLSSLGQNLKTSTFVWEIVFAVFISIFGLVLFSLLIGNMQKFLQSTTVRVEEMRVKRRDAEQWMSHRMLPENLRERIRCYDQYKWQETRGVDEETLVRNLPKDLRKDIKRHLCLALLNRVPMFEKMDEQLMDALCDRLKPVLYTDKSVITREGDPVDEMLFIMRGYLATMTTNGGRTGFFNTADLKAGDFCGEELLTWALDPNSSTNLPISTRTVEAKTEVEAFALMADDLKFVASQFRRLHSKQLQHTFRFYSLQWRTWSACFIQAAWRRHCKRKLEKSLREAEDRLQDALTREAGSSPSLLATVYASKFAANALRNLRQNGKRDTRPSPTLLPLLPQKPTEPDFTADHRD; from the exons ATGCAGCAGTCTTGCTTTTTTTTGACATGGGTTTTCAGCTTTTCATGCTGTAGGAATATAAG GGCCTGGATATCAGCTCTTTCAAGCAGTAAAAGAACCAAATCCGGATACCAAAATATGAATTCCGTGGGGCATAAGTTTGTAAG GTTTGAAGATTGGCATTCGGATCGATCTGAAAGATCTGAGCATGAAGCTTCCACTAGTCATGGATTAAATCCAAGAAGAGCTAGACCATCTGTGAATGCAGTTTTTAGGGGTCTCCGGAGAGGATTAGAGAGAGGTTCTGATCGGATTagaagcttgaaaaaaccactAAGTTCCACTTCTGTAGGTAACTGGTCAGCAAGGGAGTCAGGCTCTAGGAGGAAAATTCTTGACCCTCAGGGGTCATTTCTTCAGAACTGGAACAAG atggttgttttttttataatcccAATATCACGTCCAGTTCCCCGCGTCACAAAGGACTTGTTGCTGATTGTAATTGTTGCCCAATATGGGCCAAGGCTTTGGCGGATCTATCCATTATACGAAGAAGTAACAAGAACTTCAGGCTTCCTGACTGAAACAGCATGGGCTGGAGCTGCTTACAATCTTTTGCTCTACATGCTAGCCAGTCAC GTAGTTGGAGCCTTTTGGTACTTGTTCTCCGTGGAACGAGAGTATAGCTGCTGGCGTAAGCAGTGTCATGGGGATGATGGTTGTAAGAAAGTCCTGTACTGTGATCCTAAGTATAAAGCTGACTCTAGCTggattgaaataaaaaaagcttCTTGCCCTTTTATTGACCctgatcaaataaaaaattcaacggTGTTCAACTTTGGAATATTTACTGATGCTCTGCAGTCTGGTGTGCTAGAGACCAGAGATTTTCCAAAGAAATTTTTATACTGCTTCTGGTGGGGTCTGCGCAACCTTAG TTCTCTTGGTCAAAACCTCAAAACAAGCACTTTTGTTTGGGAGATAGTCTTTGCCGTGTTCATATCTATCTTTGGATTGGTGCTATTTTCATTGCTCATTGGCAATATGCAG AAATTTCTGCAGTCCACAACTGTGAGAGTTGAAGAAATGAGAGTGAAAAGGCGAGATGCAGAACAGTGGATGTCACACCGAATGCTCCCCGAGAACTTGAGGGAAAGGATTAGATGCTATGATCAGTATAAATGGCAGGAAACAAGAGGTGTTGATGAAGAGACTCTAGTTCGTAACCTTCCCAAAGACCTGCGGAAGGACATAAAGCGCCATCTTTGCTTGGCTCTTCTCAATAGA GTGCCTATGTTTGAGAAAATGGATGAACAACTGATGGACGCCCTGTGTGATCGTCTCAAGCCAGTTCTTTACACAGACAAGAGCGTTATCACTCGAGAAGGCGATCCAGTTGATGAGATGCTATTCATCATGCGTGGATATTTAGCAACCATGACTACCAATGGTGGAAGAACTGGCTTCTTCAACACTGCTGATCTTAAGGCTGGTGACTTTTGTGGAGAAGAGCTTCTTACATGGGCCTTGGATCCAAACTCCTCCACCAATCTTCCTATCTCAACTAGGACAGTGGAAGCTAAAACAGAAGTTGAAGCCTTTGCTCTCATGGCTGATGATTTGAAGTTTGTTGCCTCCCAGTTTCGGCGCCTACACAGCAAGCAGCTGCAGCACACTTTCAG GTTTTACTCCCTGCAGTGGAGGACATGGTCAGCCTGTTTCATACAAGCAGCTTGGCGCAGGCACTGCAAGAGAAAGCTTGAGAAGTCTTTACGTGAAGCAGAAGACAGGCTGCAAGATGCTTTGACAAGAGAAGCTGGAAGCTCACCAAGCCTACTTGCCACTGTATATGCATCAAAGTTTGCAGCCAATGCACTACGAAACTTGCGACAAAATGGTAAGCGCGACACTAGACCTTCACCGACATTGCTGCCACTGCTGCCTCAGAAGCCCACTGAGCCTGATTTTACCGCAGATCATCGTGACTAG
- the LOC18784847 gene encoding cyclic nucleotide-gated ion channel 1 isoform X1 has product MQQSCFFLTWVFSFSCCRNIRAWISALSSSKRTKSGYQNMNSVGHKFVRFEDWHSDRSERSEHEASTSHGLNPRRARPSVNAVFRGLRRGLERGSDRIRSLKKPLSSTSVGNWSARESGSRRKILDPQGSFLQNWNKVFVITCVIAVSLDPLFLYTAVVDGENKCVGVDERLQIITCVLRSFTDVFHILHIIFQFRTGFIAPSSRVFGRGELIDDPMAIAKRYLSSYFIIDILAILPLPQMVVFFIIPISRPVPRVTKDLLLIVIVAQYGPRLWRIYPLYEEVTRTSGFLTETAWAGAAYNLLLYMLASHVVGAFWYLFSVEREYSCWRKQCHGDDGCKKVLYCDPKYKADSSWIEIKKASCPFIDPDQIKNSTVFNFGIFTDALQSGVLETRDFPKKFLYCFWWGLRNLSSLGQNLKTSTFVWEIVFAVFISIFGLVLFSLLIGNMQKFLQSTTVRVEEMRVKRRDAEQWMSHRMLPENLRERIRCYDQYKWQETRGVDEETLVRNLPKDLRKDIKRHLCLALLNRVPMFEKMDEQLMDALCDRLKPVLYTDKSVITREGDPVDEMLFIMRGYLATMTTNGGRTGFFNTADLKAGDFCGEELLTWALDPNSSTNLPISTRTVEAKTEVEAFALMADDLKFVASQFRRLHSKQLQHTFRFYSLQWRTWSACFIQAAWRRHCKRKLEKSLREAEDRLQDALTREAGSSPSLLATVYASKFAANALRNLRQNGKRDTRPSPTLLPLLPQKPTEPDFTADHRD; this is encoded by the exons ATGCAGCAGTCTTGCTTTTTTTTGACATGGGTTTTCAGCTTTTCATGCTGTAGGAATATAAG GGCCTGGATATCAGCTCTTTCAAGCAGTAAAAGAACCAAATCCGGATACCAAAATATGAATTCCGTGGGGCATAAGTTTGTAAG GTTTGAAGATTGGCATTCGGATCGATCTGAAAGATCTGAGCATGAAGCTTCCACTAGTCATGGATTAAATCCAAGAAGAGCTAGACCATCTGTGAATGCAGTTTTTAGGGGTCTCCGGAGAGGATTAGAGAGAGGTTCTGATCGGATTagaagcttgaaaaaaccactAAGTTCCACTTCTGTAGGTAACTGGTCAGCAAGGGAGTCAGGCTCTAGGAGGAAAATTCTTGACCCTCAGGGGTCATTTCTTCAGAACTGGAACAAGGTATTTGTGATCACTTGTGTTATAGCTGTGTCCTTGGACCCGTTGTTTCTTTATACTGCAGTGGTCGATGGGGAAAATAAGTGCGTGGGTGTGGACGAAAGGTTGCAGATCATTACTTGTGTTCTTCGTTCCTTCACCGATGTCTTTCACATACTTCATATCATCTTTCAGTTTCGCACTGGTTTTATTGCCCCCTCTTCTCGAGTATTCGGAAGGGGTGAGCTAATTGACGATCCTATGGCCATTGCAAAAAGATACTTGTCCTCATACTTCATCATTGACATTCTAGCTATTCTTCCTCTGCCACAG atggttgttttttttataatcccAATATCACGTCCAGTTCCCCGCGTCACAAAGGACTTGTTGCTGATTGTAATTGTTGCCCAATATGGGCCAAGGCTTTGGCGGATCTATCCATTATACGAAGAAGTAACAAGAACTTCAGGCTTCCTGACTGAAACAGCATGGGCTGGAGCTGCTTACAATCTTTTGCTCTACATGCTAGCCAGTCAC GTAGTTGGAGCCTTTTGGTACTTGTTCTCCGTGGAACGAGAGTATAGCTGCTGGCGTAAGCAGTGTCATGGGGATGATGGTTGTAAGAAAGTCCTGTACTGTGATCCTAAGTATAAAGCTGACTCTAGCTggattgaaataaaaaaagcttCTTGCCCTTTTATTGACCctgatcaaataaaaaattcaacggTGTTCAACTTTGGAATATTTACTGATGCTCTGCAGTCTGGTGTGCTAGAGACCAGAGATTTTCCAAAGAAATTTTTATACTGCTTCTGGTGGGGTCTGCGCAACCTTAG TTCTCTTGGTCAAAACCTCAAAACAAGCACTTTTGTTTGGGAGATAGTCTTTGCCGTGTTCATATCTATCTTTGGATTGGTGCTATTTTCATTGCTCATTGGCAATATGCAG AAATTTCTGCAGTCCACAACTGTGAGAGTTGAAGAAATGAGAGTGAAAAGGCGAGATGCAGAACAGTGGATGTCACACCGAATGCTCCCCGAGAACTTGAGGGAAAGGATTAGATGCTATGATCAGTATAAATGGCAGGAAACAAGAGGTGTTGATGAAGAGACTCTAGTTCGTAACCTTCCCAAAGACCTGCGGAAGGACATAAAGCGCCATCTTTGCTTGGCTCTTCTCAATAGA GTGCCTATGTTTGAGAAAATGGATGAACAACTGATGGACGCCCTGTGTGATCGTCTCAAGCCAGTTCTTTACACAGACAAGAGCGTTATCACTCGAGAAGGCGATCCAGTTGATGAGATGCTATTCATCATGCGTGGATATTTAGCAACCATGACTACCAATGGTGGAAGAACTGGCTTCTTCAACACTGCTGATCTTAAGGCTGGTGACTTTTGTGGAGAAGAGCTTCTTACATGGGCCTTGGATCCAAACTCCTCCACCAATCTTCCTATCTCAACTAGGACAGTGGAAGCTAAAACAGAAGTTGAAGCCTTTGCTCTCATGGCTGATGATTTGAAGTTTGTTGCCTCCCAGTTTCGGCGCCTACACAGCAAGCAGCTGCAGCACACTTTCAG GTTTTACTCCCTGCAGTGGAGGACATGGTCAGCCTGTTTCATACAAGCAGCTTGGCGCAGGCACTGCAAGAGAAAGCTTGAGAAGTCTTTACGTGAAGCAGAAGACAGGCTGCAAGATGCTTTGACAAGAGAAGCTGGAAGCTCACCAAGCCTACTTGCCACTGTATATGCATCAAAGTTTGCAGCCAATGCACTACGAAACTTGCGACAAAATGGTAAGCGCGACACTAGACCTTCACCGACATTGCTGCCACTGCTGCCTCAGAAGCCCACTGAGCCTGATTTTACCGCAGATCATCGTGACTAG
- the LOC18785776 gene encoding DEAD-box ATP-dependent RNA helicase 31 — translation MKTTSFSTTFMPVRLLPQLRLLSTSLPATHFPPMKFAPTLSSSRAVPILSRVFPLRLRYMGLGFRRSLQTERAFSTRAFRGPRTGSGSELPRGYERRAGGASKSLIEDEAELSDWVSELRSDSPRGREDELEGRRGRVRERGTDRESYPIKKSRRESDSGDFGESRRRDFRSPNQSFTRNGGISKRFDNKSEGDKKDRPFPPRNNRGNSNSSGEFGDSSRRRFPNPNEYFSRNSGISKRFDNKFQSDDDKEDGLFPRRNNRGNSNLKADSFTRNGGVEGLRSGGRGTGKTLRVMDDTEEEEEKPTGVRIEDFLSEEESDTAISDDDGYGVLREKSATSLFGSDNEVSVKVLPKSSPGSSDSYLSESRFDQCSVSPLSLKGIKDAGYEKMTVVQEATLPVILKGKDVLAKAKTGTGKTVAFLLPSIEVVVKSPPITRDQKRPPILVLVICPTRELASQASAEANKLLKYHPSIGVQVVIGGTRLALEQKRIQANPCQILVATPGRLKDHIENTAGFATRLMGVKVLVLDEADHLLDMGFRKDIERIISNVPKQRQTLLFSATVPEEVRQICHIALKRDHEYINTVQEGSEETHAQVRQTHLVTPLDKHFSQVYALLKEHIADDVEYKVLVFCTTAMVTRLVADLLGELNLNVREIHSRKPQSYRTRVSDEFRKSKGLILVTSDVSARGVDYPDVTLVIQVGVPADRQQYIHRLGRTGRKGKEGQGILLLAPWEEFFLSTIKDLPITKGSVPSVDPDTTKKVERALSKVEMKNKEAAYQAWLGYYNSNKKVGRDKHRLVELANEFSRSMGLDNPPAIPKLVLGKMGLKNVPGLRSK, via the exons ATgaaaacgacgtcattttcgACTACGTTCATGCCCGTTAGACTCTTACCCCAACTCCGACTCCTCAGCACTTCTCTTCCGGCGACCCATTTCCCACCCATGAAGTTCGCGCCTACCCTTTCGTCCTCTCGGGCCGTGCCCATTTTGTCTCGGGTCTTCCCATTGAGGCTGAGGTACATGGGCTTAGGTTTTCGTCGTTCGTTGCAGACTGAGCGGGCATTCTCGACTCGTGCCTTCCGAGGCCCCAGAACCGGGTCGGGCTCCGAGTTGCCACGTGGGTATGAGAGAAGGGCTGGTGGAGCTTCGAAGAGCCTGATAGAGGACGAGGCTGAGCTTAGTGACTGGGTCAGCGAGTTGAGGAGTGACTCGCCCCGAGGACGAGAGGACGAATTGGAGGGTCGTAGAGGTAGGGTTAGAGAGAGGGGTACTGACAGAGAGTCTTATCCGATTAAAAAGAGCAGGAGAGAGAGTGACTCGGGCGATTTTGGTGAGTCTAGAAGGCGAGATTTTCGGTCCCCAAATCAGTCATTTACGAGAAATGGAGGTATAAGTAAGCGGTTCGATAATAAATCTGAGGGCGATAAGAAAGATAGACCATTTCCACCCAGAAACAATCGCGGGAACTCAAATTCAAGTGGCGAGTTTGGTGATTCGAGCAGGCGAAGATTTCCTAACccaaatgaatatttttcgAGAAATTCAGGGATAAGTAAGCGGTTTGATAACAAATTTCAGAGTGATGATGATAAGGAAGACGGGTTGTTTCCGCGCAGAAATAATCGcgggaattcaaatttgaaagcGGATTCATTTACTAGGAATGGAGGTGTCGAGGGTCTAAGAAGCGGTGGAAGAGGGACTGGTAAAACATTGCGTGTGATGGATGATActgaagaggaggaggaaaaaCCGACCGGTGTTAGGATTGAGGATTTTCTTAGTGAGGAAGAGAGTGATACTGCTATTTCTGATGATGATGGCTATGGAGTATTAAGAGAAAAAAGTGCAACTTCTTTGTTTGGTTCGGATAATGAAGTGAGCGTAAAGGTTTTGCCGAAAAGTTCACCTGGAAGCTCTGACTCTTATTTGAGTGAATCTCG GTTTGATCAATGTTCTGTCTCTCCACTGTCCTTGAAAGGAATCAAGGATGCAGGATATGAAAAAATGACTGTAGTACAGGAGGCTACTCTTCCAGTAATACTCaaag GTAAGGATGTTCTGGCCAAGGCTAAAACAGGGACTGGAAAAACTGTGGCGTTCTTG CTTCCATCAATTGAAGTTGTTGTAAAATCACCTCCTATTACCCGTGATCAAAAGCGACCCCCAATTCTGGTACTTGTAATATGCCCAACTCGAGAGCTGGCAAGTCAAGCTTCTGCAGAAGCCAATAAGTTATTGAAGTATCATCCTTCTATTGGCGTTCAAGTTGTGATTGGAGGTACAAGACTTGCTTTAGAACAGAAACGCATACAAGCAAACCCTTGCCAG ATTCTTGTAGCTACACCTGGAAGGCTCAAAGATCACATTGAGAATACCGCAGGTTTCGCAACTAGGCTGATGGGTGTCAAAGTCCTTGTACTTGACGAAGCTGATCATTTGCTGGATATGGGATTCCGTAAAGACATTGAAAGGATTATTTCAAATGTCCCCAAACAACGGCAGACACTTCTGTTTTCTGCCACAGTTCCAGAAGAG GTCCGTCAAATATGTCACATTGCTTTAAAAAGAGATCATGAGTATATCAATACAGTTCAAGAAGGCAGTGAAGAGACGCATGCACAG GTCAGACAGACGCATTTAGTCACTCCATTGGACAAGCATTTTTCCCAAGTATATGCTCTTCTTAAAGAGCATATTGCAGATGATGTTGAATATAAG GTTCTTGTATTCTGCACTACTGCTATGGTCACACGATTGGTTGCAGACCTTCTTGGTGAGCTGAACTTGAACGTCAGGGAGATCCATTCTAGGAAGCCACAGAGTTATAGAACCCGAGTTTCTGATGAATTTCGGAAATCAAAGGGTCTTATTCTTGTAACTTCTGATGTATCTGCACGTGGGGTCGATTATCCAGATGTTACCCTAGTCATACAG GTGGGCGTGCCAGCTGATAGACAACAGTATATACACCGACTTGGTAGAACCGGTCGTAAAGGCAAAGAAGGGCAAGGAATATTGTTACTGGCTCCTTGGGAGGAATTCTTCTTGTCCACTATTAAGGATTTGCCAATAACCAAGGGTTCCGTACCTTCAGTTGATCCAGACACTACGAAGAAG GTGGAACGAGCGCTATCCAAAGTGGAGATGAAGAACAAAGAGGCAGCATATCAAGCGTGGCTTGGGTATTACAATTCGAATAAGAAAGTGGGGCGCGATAAGCATAGGCTTGTGGAGCTTGCTAACGAGTTTAGCCGAAGCATGGGGCTGGATAATCCTCCAGCCATTCCCAAGCTTGTTCTTGGCAAGATGGGGCTTAAGAATGTCCCTGGATTGCGTTCCAAGTAG
- the LOC18786508 gene encoding LOW QUALITY PROTEIN: uncharacterized protein LOC18786508 (The sequence of the model RefSeq protein was modified relative to this genomic sequence to represent the inferred CDS: deleted 1 base in 1 codon; substituted 2 bases at 2 genomic stop codons) yields MKTSQSTQEIQSSSQVIHDSQGEVKNQTTEAPATDSASVSTSGNDSKKVSRQDIELVQNLIERCLQLYMNRDEVVKTLLTRARIDPGFTTLVWQKLEEENADFFRAYYIRLKLKKQILLFNHLLEHHYHLSKYNPMSPKVPLAPIQNGIHPMPVNNLPMGYPVLQQPPMPAAGQPHLDSMGCGISTVMXFNGEPAPSNFHPMRINSGEXLFFLLFVSMMMDCSGADVVPVIPPNSAMSSMSEIPVSPTSVASSGHFPFSASDISGIGVDTSTLDTTFTSDVASSVGLQLAPDGGAGNSRDSLRSLDQIQWNFSLSDLTADLSNLGDLGALGNYPGSPFLPSDSEILLDSPEQEGIVEEFFVDSVPGPPCSQSDEEKP; encoded by the exons ATGAAGACCTCACAG AGCACTCAAGAAATCCAATCATCAAGTCAAGTTATACATGATTCACAAGGTGAAGTCAAAAACCAAACTACCGAGGCTCCTGCAACGGATTCAGCTTCTGTATCCACTTCAGGCAATGACAGTAAGAAAGTATCACGTCAAGATATCGAACTT GTCCAGAATCTAATAGAGCGGTGTTtacaattatatatgaataGAGATGAGGTAGTTAAAACCCTCTTGACTCGCGCAAGGATAGATCCTGGATTTACAACTTTGG TATGGCagaagttggaagaagaaaatgcgGACTTTTTCAGGGCTTATTACATAAGgctaaaactgaaaaaacaaatcCTCCTGTTCAATCATCTACTGGAGCATCATTATCATCTCTCAAAGTATAATCCCATGTCTCCAAAGGTTCCTTTGGCCCCTATACAAAATGGGATTCATCCAATGCCTG TTAACAACTTACCAATGGGATACCCTGTCCTTCAGCAACCTCCAATGCCAGCAGCAGGTCAACCCCATCTTGATTCCATGGGCTGTGGAATATCTACTGTCATGTAGTTTAATGGA GAACCTGCACCTAGCAACTTTCATCCCATGCGGATAAATTCTGGGGAATGA ctgttttttctcctttttgtaAGTATGATGATGGACTGCAGCGGTGCTGATGTGGTTCCTGTCATTCCACCAAACAGTGCCATGTCATCCATGTCAGAGATTCCTGTAAGTCCTACATCAGTTGCATCCAGTGGTCACTTCCCATTCTCCGCGTCAGACATATCAGGAATTGGAGTAGACACATCAACACTTGATACAACATTTACATCTGATGTGGCAAGTTCTGTTGGGTTGCAACTTGCACCTGATGGCGGGGCTGGAAATTCTCGGGATTCTCTCAGATCACTGGACCAGATTCAGTGGAATTTCAGCCTATCAGATCTTACAGCAGATTTGTCAAACTTGGGAG ATTTAGGAGCCTTAGGAAACTATCCTGGTTCCCCCTTTCTGCCGTCTGATTCGGAAATTTTACTCGACTCTCCAGAGCAAGAGGGTATAG TGGAGGAGTTCTTTGTTGATTCTGTCCCCGGGCCACCGTGCTCTCAATCAGACGAGGAGAAACCCTAG